Proteins encoded together in one Maricaulis maris window:
- the proS gene encoding proline--tRNA ligase, whose amino-acid sequence MRLSRFFLPVLKETPSDAQIVSHQLMLRAGMIKQQSAGIYSWLPLGLKVLNKVEQIVREEQNRAGAVELLMPTIQSADLWRESGRYDDYGQEMLRITDRHDREMLYGPTNEEMITELFRSYCRSYKDLPKLLYHIQWKFRDEIRPRFGVMRGREFLMKDTYSFDLDEETARKSYNRMFVAYLNTFARMGLKAVPMKADTGPIGGDLSHEFIVLADTGESEVFCHADLVEMPVPGPDVDFDGDLQPYVDQRTALYAATEEMHEPDAFAAVPADRQLSARGIEVGHIFYFGTKYSEPMKAVVQHQDGQIRPVHMGSYGVGVSRLLGAIIEAHHDEKGCVWPESVAPFGVGIINMRVGDAECDAACESAYAALVKAGLDPLYDDTDNRAGAKFATADLIGLPYQLVIGPRGLKEGKVELKVRRSGETHELSPEDAVARLSARAFSDD is encoded by the coding sequence ATGCGCCTGTCCCGCTTTTTCCTGCCTGTCCTGAAAGAAACCCCCTCCGACGCGCAGATCGTGTCGCACCAGCTGATGCTGCGTGCCGGCATGATCAAGCAGCAATCGGCGGGTATCTACTCGTGGCTGCCGCTCGGTCTGAAAGTCCTCAACAAGGTCGAGCAGATCGTCCGCGAGGAGCAGAACAGGGCCGGCGCTGTCGAGTTGCTGATGCCGACCATCCAGTCGGCCGATCTGTGGCGCGAGAGCGGGCGCTATGATGATTACGGCCAGGAGATGCTGCGCATCACCGACCGTCATGATCGCGAGATGCTGTACGGGCCGACCAATGAGGAGATGATCACCGAGCTCTTCCGGTCCTATTGCCGTTCCTACAAGGACCTGCCCAAGCTGCTTTACCACATCCAGTGGAAATTCCGCGACGAGATCCGCCCGCGCTTCGGCGTCATGCGGGGCCGCGAATTCCTGATGAAGGACACCTATTCCTTCGACCTGGACGAGGAGACGGCGCGCAAATCCTATAACCGCATGTTCGTGGCCTATCTCAACACCTTCGCGCGCATGGGCCTCAAGGCTGTCCCGATGAAGGCCGATACCGGTCCGATCGGCGGTGATCTGAGCCATGAATTCATCGTCCTGGCCGACACCGGCGAGAGTGAGGTCTTCTGTCATGCCGATCTGGTCGAGATGCCGGTGCCCGGTCCTGATGTCGATTTCGACGGCGACCTCCAGCCCTATGTCGACCAGCGCACGGCGCTCTATGCCGCGACCGAGGAAATGCACGAGCCGGACGCCTTCGCGGCGGTCCCGGCCGACCGCCAGCTCTCCGCCCGCGGCATCGAAGTCGGTCATATCTTCTATTTCGGCACCAAGTATTCCGAGCCGATGAAAGCAGTTGTCCAGCATCAGGACGGCCAGATCCGTCCCGTGCACATGGGCTCGTACGGGGTCGGCGTGTCGCGCCTGCTCGGGGCGATCATCGAGGCGCATCACGACGAGAAGGGCTGTGTCTGGCCGGAAAGCGTCGCGCCCTTCGGTGTCGGCATCATCAATATGCGTGTCGGCGATGCCGAGTGCGATGCGGCCTGCGAGAGCGCCTATGCGGCGCTGGTCAAGGCCGGGCTCGATCCGCTCTATGACGATACCGACAATCGCGCCGGCGCCAAGTTCGCCACCGCCGATCTGATCGGTCTGCCCTATCAGCTGGTGATCGGGCCGCGCGGCCTGAAAGAGGGCAAGGTCGAGCTCAAGGTCCGTCGCTCGGGCGAGACCCATGAATTGTCACCGGAAGACGCCGTCGCGCGTCTCTCCGCGCGGGCGTTCAGCGATGACTGA
- a CDS encoding ribonuclease J, translating into MNLNLYGYGPEGRQKWIIVDCGVTFGNLTTPGVDLIMPDPRFIEERRDDLIGMVLTHAHEDHMGAVAHLWRRLKCPIWATPFTAWLVRDRLREYGLLDEVELHEIALDSRFQLGPFDLQMVTLTHSIPEPNGIAIRTPAGMVLHTGDWKIDPAPMIGEATDIDAITAIGDEGVLAMICDSTNVFTPGESGSEGDVRDELIKVVSECKTGKVAIAAFASNVARLQSAIQAAEANGRRVCLVGRSMHRMTAAAKAVGLLQDVQDFVGEEEAAFFPAEKILYLCTGSQGEPRAALSRIAAGNHRNVTLGNEDTVIFSSRVIPGNELGIFELQNQLAERGVHILTEKNRPIHVSGHPCRDELAQMYAWAKPKVAIPVHGERRHLLEHAAYARELQVPHTVSVRNGDMVQIRSDGSASIVDEVPSGRLHVDGNFMVDSNANSIRERRKLAHAGQVTLSLAVSEKGEIVSGPEVRFQGVPEDAETSLDDFADALADEAERAFGRMSKRDRRDVELAEEEIRRAVRREAGRIWGKKPWVEIMMLEV; encoded by the coding sequence ATGAATCTCAATCTCTACGGCTATGGGCCGGAGGGAAGGCAGAAGTGGATCATCGTCGATTGCGGTGTGACTTTCGGCAATCTGACCACGCCGGGCGTTGATCTCATCATGCCCGACCCGCGCTTTATCGAGGAGCGCCGGGACGATTTGATCGGCATGGTGCTGACCCATGCCCACGAAGATCACATGGGCGCCGTGGCGCATCTCTGGCGGCGGCTGAAATGTCCGATCTGGGCGACACCCTTCACCGCCTGGCTGGTCCGTGACCGGTTGCGCGAATACGGTCTGCTGGATGAGGTGGAGCTGCACGAAATTGCGCTCGACAGCCGCTTCCAGCTCGGTCCGTTCGACCTGCAGATGGTCACCCTGACGCACTCCATCCCGGAACCCAATGGCATCGCCATCCGGACGCCGGCCGGCATGGTGCTGCATACGGGCGACTGGAAGATCGATCCCGCCCCGATGATCGGTGAGGCGACCGATATCGATGCCATCACCGCAATCGGCGACGAGGGTGTGCTGGCGATGATCTGCGACAGCACAAACGTGTTCACGCCGGGCGAGAGTGGCTCCGAGGGGGATGTCCGCGACGAGCTGATCAAGGTGGTCAGCGAGTGCAAGACCGGCAAGGTCGCCATCGCCGCCTTCGCGTCAAATGTCGCGCGCCTGCAATCCGCCATCCAGGCGGCCGAGGCCAATGGCCGCCGGGTCTGCCTGGTCGGCCGGTCGATGCACCGCATGACCGCGGCGGCCAAGGCCGTTGGCCTGCTCCAGGACGTCCAGGACTTTGTCGGCGAGGAGGAGGCTGCCTTCTTCCCGGCCGAGAAAATCCTCTACCTGTGCACCGGCTCTCAAGGCGAGCCACGCGCAGCGCTGTCGCGGATTGCTGCCGGCAATCACCGCAATGTGACCCTCGGCAATGAGGACACGGTGATCTTCTCGAGCCGCGTCATTCCGGGCAATGAGCTGGGCATTTTCGAGCTGCAGAACCAGCTCGCCGAGCGCGGGGTCCATATTCTCACCGAGAAGAACCGGCCGATCCACGTCTCCGGCCATCCATGCCGCGACGAGCTGGCGCAGATGTATGCCTGGGCCAAGCCGAAAGTGGCGATCCCGGTGCATGGCGAACGCCGTCACCTGCTCGAGCACGCCGCCTATGCCCGCGAGCTGCAAGTGCCGCACACGGTGTCGGTCCGCAATGGCGACATGGTCCAGATCCGCTCCGATGGCAGCGCCTCGATTGTCGATGAAGTGCCGTCCGGCCGGCTGCATGTCGACGGCAATTTCATGGTCGACTCCAATGCCAACTCGATCCGCGAGCGGCGCAAGCTGGCGCATGCCGGACAGGTCACCCTGTCGCTGGCCGTGAGCGAGAAGGGCGAGATCGTGTCGGGACCGGAAGTGCGCTTCCAGGGCGTGCCGGAAGATGCCGAGACCTCGCTGGATGATTTCGCCGATGCCCTGGCTGACGAGGCCGAGCGGGCCTTTGGTCGCATGTCCAAGCGCGACCGCCGCGATGTAGAACTGGCCGAGGAAGAAATCCGGCGGGCGGTCCGCCGCGAGGCCGGGCGGATCTGGGGCAAGAAGCCCTGGGTCGAGATCATGATGCTGGAAGTCTGA
- a CDS encoding DUF1467 family protein has protein sequence MKRWIGHVPVAIAALLWLKGFFVRDGGVGIVNGVVVFLIVWWLFFFTMLPIGVRSQEEAGDVVDGSEPGAPQAPNMARKMWWTTIATSIAWIFYFIITESGVLSQLMPHRWY, from the coding sequence ATGAAACGCTGGATCGGTCATGTCCCCGTCGCGATCGCGGCGCTTCTCTGGCTGAAGGGTTTCTTCGTGCGTGACGGCGGCGTTGGCATTGTCAACGGTGTGGTCGTCTTCCTGATTGTCTGGTGGCTCTTCTTCTTCACCATGCTGCCGATCGGCGTACGCTCGCAGGAAGAGGCTGGCGACGTCGTGGACGGGTCCGAGCCCGGGGCACCGCAAGCGCCCAACATGGCGCGCAAGATGTGGTGGACGACGATCGCCACCTCGATTGCCTGGATATTCTATTTCATCATCACCGAGAGCGGTGTGCTGAGCCAGTTGATGCCGCACCGCTGGTATTGA
- a CDS encoding type III pantothenate kinase: MLLAIDCGNTNTLFAIHDGTDWVAQWRSGTDSTRTADEHAVWLSQLMALQGRSFSDITDCVISTVVPQALFNLRNLSRRYFKTEPVIVGEPGVRMDIEVRLDRPQDAGADRLVNALGARAVYDGALIIIDSGTATTFDVIAADGAFEGGIIAPGINLSMQALHSAAAKLPRVAIAKPARVMGKDTVSAMQSGVFWGYIDLIDGLVHRLKTEYAQPMTVVATGGVVSLFDGASKAIDHYDADLTIRGLLEVWKLNGGSNT, encoded by the coding sequence ATGCTGCTCGCGATCGACTGCGGCAACACCAATACGCTGTTTGCCATTCATGACGGGACCGACTGGGTCGCCCAGTGGCGCTCGGGGACCGACTCGACGCGGACCGCCGACGAGCATGCGGTCTGGCTGTCCCAGCTGATGGCCCTGCAGGGCCGCTCCTTCAGCGATATCACCGATTGCGTGATCTCGACCGTGGTGCCGCAGGCGCTGTTCAATCTGCGCAACCTGTCGCGCCGCTATTTCAAGACCGAGCCGGTGATCGTCGGCGAACCGGGTGTGCGCATGGATATCGAGGTCCGTCTCGATCGTCCCCAGGACGCCGGTGCCGACCGCCTGGTCAATGCCCTTGGCGCGCGCGCGGTCTATGATGGCGCGCTGATCATCATTGATAGCGGCACCGCGACGACCTTTGACGTGATCGCGGCCGATGGCGCCTTTGAGGGCGGGATCATCGCACCGGGTATCAACCTCTCCATGCAGGCCCTGCACAGCGCGGCGGCCAAGCTGCCGCGGGTTGCCATCGCCAAGCCGGCGCGGGTGATGGGCAAGGATACCGTCTCGGCGATGCAGTCGGGCGTGTTCTGGGGTTATATCGATCTGATTGACGGGCTGGTCCATCGGCTCAAGACCGAGTACGCCCAACCCATGACCGTGGTCGCGACGGGCGGTGTCGTCTCGCTGTTTGACGGCGCCTCCAAGGCGATCGACCACTATGACGCGGATCTGACCATTCGCGGCCTTCTCGAAGTCTGGAAACTCAATGGCGGTAGCAATACGTGA
- a CDS encoding AbgT family transporter encodes MRNNQGQAEPAKRGVFTRFLDGVEWLGNLLPHPVTLFALLAVGIVLLSGLLGWMGIAVEDPRPAGARGVAEDGMIRAVSLLDGDGIRRIFTGLVTNFTNFAPLGVVLVAMLGVGVAEKSGLLSAAVRGMVLSAPRHVVTVAIVFAGIVSNTASEVGYVVLIPLAGAIFYALGRHPLAGMAAAFAGVSGGYSANLLIGTIDPLLAGITQEAARLIDPDYVVVATANWYFMVASTFLITAIGSLVTIFIVEPKLGRYNPSAADETVLDKNMMQPLSDGERKGLVWAGLGILAVFGLMALTLLPEWGVLRNPDTGDRINSPFFRGFVVWILIFFVVAGYAYGRAVGTMKSDRDVIDAMAGALSALGLYIVLVFFAAQFVAFFGWTNLGAITAVTGAQFLQDSGLTGPLVFFLFILMCAVINLSLGSASAQWAVTAPIFVPMLMLIGYAPEVIQAAYRIGDSTTNIITPMMSYFGLILAWATRYDRKLGVGTLIAMMLPYTIFFLIFWSSFFFLWTFGLDLPVGPGSPTYYPAEG; translated from the coding sequence ATGCGCAACAATCAGGGCCAGGCCGAACCGGCAAAGCGGGGCGTCTTCACGCGGTTTCTGGACGGGGTGGAGTGGCTCGGAAACCTGCTGCCGCATCCGGTCACCCTGTTTGCGCTCCTGGCCGTCGGAATCGTCCTGCTCTCGGGTCTGCTCGGCTGGATGGGAATTGCGGTCGAAGACCCGCGTCCCGCGGGCGCGCGCGGAGTTGCCGAGGACGGCATGATCCGGGCGGTCAGCCTGCTCGATGGCGATGGCATCCGGCGCATCTTCACCGGCCTGGTCACCAATTTCACCAATTTCGCACCGCTTGGCGTGGTCCTCGTTGCCATGCTCGGCGTCGGTGTGGCCGAGAAGTCCGGGCTTCTCTCCGCTGCTGTACGCGGCATGGTGCTGTCGGCACCGCGCCATGTCGTGACTGTCGCCATCGTCTTCGCCGGCATTGTCTCCAATACCGCCTCCGAAGTCGGCTATGTCGTCCTGATCCCGCTGGCCGGTGCGATTTTCTACGCGCTCGGACGGCACCCGCTGGCCGGCATGGCCGCCGCCTTTGCCGGTGTGTCAGGCGGCTATAGCGCCAATCTCCTGATCGGCACGATCGATCCGCTGCTGGCGGGGATCACCCAGGAAGCCGCGCGCCTGATCGATCCGGACTATGTCGTGGTGGCGACGGCGAACTGGTACTTCATGGTCGCCTCGACCTTCCTGATCACCGCGATCGGCTCGCTGGTCACCATCTTCATCGTCGAGCCCAAGCTGGGCCGGTATAATCCGTCGGCCGCCGACGAGACCGTGCTCGACAAGAACATGATGCAGCCGTTGTCCGACGGCGAACGCAAGGGTCTGGTCTGGGCCGGGCTGGGCATCCTCGCCGTCTTCGGCCTGATGGCGCTGACCCTGCTGCCGGAATGGGGTGTGTTGCGCAATCCCGACACCGGCGACCGGATCAACTCGCCCTTCTTCCGGGGCTTCGTGGTCTGGATCCTGATCTTCTTCGTGGTCGCCGGCTATGCCTATGGCCGCGCCGTCGGGACCATGAAGTCCGACCGCGATGTCATCGACGCCATGGCCGGCGCGCTGAGTGCGCTGGGTCTCTACATCGTGCTGGTTTTCTTCGCGGCCCAATTCGTCGCCTTTTTCGGCTGGACCAATCTCGGCGCCATCACGGCGGTGACCGGGGCGCAATTCCTGCAGGATAGCGGCCTGACCGGGCCACTGGTCTTCTTCCTCTTCATCCTGATGTGCGCGGTGATCAACCTGTCGCTCGGCTCGGCCTCGGCCCAGTGGGCGGTGACGGCGCCGATCTTTGTGCCGATGCTGATGCTGATCGGCTATGCCCCGGAGGTGATCCAGGCGGCCTACCGGATTGGCGACAGCACGACCAATATCATCACCCCGATGATGAGCTATTTCGGTCTCATCCTGGCCTGGGCGACGCGCTATGACCGCAAGCTGGGCGTCGGCACGCTGATCGCGATGATGCTGCCCTACACGATCTTTTTCCTGATCTTCTGGTCGAGCTTCTTCTTCCTGTGGACGTTCGGACTGGACCTTCCGGTCGGGCCGGGCTCGCCGACCTATTATCCGGCTGAGGGGTAG
- a CDS encoding biotin--[acetyl-CoA-carboxylase] ligase codes for MPDIQPRIEWVEETGSTNADIRDRAAAGERGPLWLAARRQTAGRGRRGRVWSGHGGNLFATGLYTFQCEPARAAELSFAAALAVAAVCDSATRDPALTRLKWPNDALVGGRKVAGILLESGAAPGGGLWLAIGIGINLAEAPDDAERPATALARHGRSLAPEDALVTLITAFEREREDWHLGGFGPIRDRWLTRAHGLGQRCEARLENETVSGTFADLGPDGALRLDLVGGGRRYISAGDVFFPDRG; via the coding sequence TTGCCGGATATCCAGCCCCGAATTGAGTGGGTCGAGGAAACAGGCTCGACCAATGCCGATATCCGTGACCGGGCCGCTGCCGGCGAGCGCGGCCCGCTCTGGCTCGCGGCCCGTCGCCAGACCGCCGGTCGCGGCCGTCGCGGGCGGGTCTGGAGCGGTCATGGCGGCAATCTCTTTGCCACCGGCCTCTACACCTTTCAGTGCGAACCGGCGCGAGCCGCCGAGCTGTCCTTCGCGGCGGCGCTGGCGGTCGCTGCGGTCTGTGACAGTGCGACACGCGATCCGGCGCTGACCCGCCTGAAATGGCCGAATGATGCGCTTGTCGGCGGCCGCAAGGTGGCTGGCATCCTGCTCGAGAGTGGTGCCGCGCCGGGCGGTGGACTTTGGCTGGCGATCGGTATCGGCATCAATCTCGCGGAAGCGCCCGACGACGCCGAGCGGCCGGCGACGGCACTCGCCCGGCATGGCCGGTCCCTGGCTCCTGAAGACGCGCTGGTGACCCTGATTACCGCCTTCGAGCGCGAGCGGGAGGACTGGCATCTCGGTGGCTTTGGCCCGATCCGTGATCGCTGGCTGACCCGTGCCCATGGCCTCGGGCAGCGCTGCGAGGCACGGCTGGAAAACGAGACCGTGTCCGGCACCTTCGCCGACCTTGGACCCGATGGCGCACTGCGTCTGGACTTGGTCGGCGGCGGACGACGGTATATCTCCGCAGGAGACGTGTTTTTCCCCGACAGGGGCTGA
- a CDS encoding NADH-quinone oxidoreductase subunit M → MFGEFEAFLSILTFVPALGALVIAIFRFTARSEDQGLIDRNSRWVAWLATMVTLGMSILLVANFDTSVTGFQFVHEVTWLEQIGLGYRMGVDGLSVLFVLLTAFLMPLCIMASGSIKNRVADYMIAFLLLETLVIGVFCALDIVVFYIFFEGGLIPMFIIIGVWGGQNRVYAAFKFFLYTLLGSVLMLVAMIAMFLQAGTTDITVLLETEFARDVQMWMWLAFFASFAVKMPMWPVHTWLPDAHVQAPTAGSVILAGVLLKLGGYGFLRFSLPMFPEASAYFAPMVFALSIIAIIYTSLVAFRQTDIKKLIAYSSVAHMGFVTMGLFAMNETGVQGAIFQMISHGVISGALFLCVGVIYDRMHTREIAFYGGLVHRMPVFAAIFGLFAMANVGLPGTSGFVGEIMTMVGAFQVSWWIATGAAVGVILSAMYMLTVYRDVVFGEMTNPKLETITDLNRMEWLIFIPLIIGALVLGVFSTLITDVTATAVGHLISNYDAALAASAQ, encoded by the coding sequence ATGTTCGGCGAATTTGAAGCCTTCCTGTCGATCCTGACCTTTGTCCCGGCGCTCGGGGCCCTGGTTATCGCGATCTTCCGCTTCACCGCCCGGTCCGAAGACCAGGGTCTGATCGACCGCAATTCGCGGTGGGTCGCCTGGCTGGCGACCATGGTGACGCTCGGCATGTCGATCCTGCTGGTGGCCAATTTCGATACCAGTGTGACCGGCTTCCAGTTCGTCCATGAGGTGACGTGGCTGGAGCAGATCGGTCTGGGTTACCGCATGGGTGTCGACGGCCTGTCGGTGCTCTTCGTCCTGCTGACCGCTTTCCTGATGCCGCTCTGCATCATGGCGTCGGGCTCGATCAAGAACCGCGTCGCGGACTACATGATCGCTTTCCTGCTGCTGGAAACCCTGGTGATCGGCGTCTTCTGCGCGCTCGACATCGTGGTCTTCTACATCTTCTTCGAAGGTGGGCTGATCCCGATGTTCATCATCATCGGCGTCTGGGGCGGCCAGAACCGCGTCTATGCCGCGTTCAAGTTCTTCCTCTACACCCTGCTCGGCTCGGTGCTGATGCTGGTCGCGATGATCGCGATGTTCCTGCAGGCCGGCACGACCGACATCACGGTGCTGCTGGAGACCGAGTTTGCGCGCGATGTGCAGATGTGGATGTGGCTGGCCTTCTTTGCCTCGTTCGCGGTGAAGATGCCGATGTGGCCGGTCCATACCTGGTTGCCCGACGCGCACGTGCAGGCGCCGACCGCCGGTTCGGTGATCCTCGCCGGTGTGCTCCTTAAGCTCGGCGGTTACGGCTTCCTGCGCTTCTCCCTGCCGATGTTCCCGGAGGCGAGCGCCTATTTCGCGCCGATGGTCTTCGCGCTCTCGATCATTGCGATCATCTACACCTCCCTGGTCGCCTTCCGTCAGACCGACATCAAGAAGCTGATCGCCTATTCCTCGGTCGCCCACATGGGCTTCGTGACGATGGGCCTGTTCGCGATGAACGAGACGGGCGTGCAGGGCGCGATCTTCCAGATGATTTCGCATGGTGTGATCTCCGGCGCGCTCTTCCTGTGCGTCGGCGTGATCTACGACCGCATGCATACCCGCGAGATTGCCTTCTATGGTGGCCTCGTGCACCGCATGCCGGTGTTCGCTGCGATCTTCGGCCTGTTCGCGATGGCCAATGTCGGCCTGCCGGGCACGTCCGGCTTCGTCGGCGAGATCATGACCATGGTCGGGGCCTTCCAGGTCAGCTGGTGGATCGCCACCGGTGCGGCGGTCGGCGTCATCCTGTCGGCCATGTACATGCTGACCGTCTATCGCGATGTCGTGTTCGGCGAGATGACCAATCCCAAGCTCGAGACCATCACCGATCTCAACCGGATGGAGTGGCTGATCTTCATTCCGCTGATCATCGGTGCGCTCGTGCTCGGCGTGTTCTCGACCCTGATCACGGATGTCACCGCCACCGCGGTCGGCCATCTGATTTCCAATTACGATGCGGCGCTTGCCGCATCCGCCCAGTAG
- the nuoN gene encoding NADH-quinone oxidoreductase subunit NuoN yields the protein MTADMLSQDLSLLIPELVLACGAMAMLMLGVFLTGAGTTRLVQWLTIALLVAAGLAALLLVPGEGTAFNDSFVYDSLARFSKTAIALVAAIAMLLAMPYLEAEKLGKIEYPVLVGLAVTGMLMMVSANDLIAMYMGIELMSLALYVLAAFNRDSLRASEAGLKYFVLGALSSGLLLYGASLVYGFAGSTGFSDIALAVESGSNVGLTVGLVFVICGLAFKVSAAPFHMWTPDVYEGAPTPVTAFFATAPKFAAIVLLARVLMEPFGAVVDQWRDVIWMIAVLSMGIGAFGALTQQNIKRLMAYSSIGNMGYALVAVAAASQTGLWALLVFMSLYMVGVIGSFAGILSMRTREGMVEQISDLAGLAQKNPGLGWSMTALMFSIGGLPFMVGFFGKFFVVFAAVQADLMILAVLAVLFSVVGAAYYLRIVKVIWFDTSEVEFVPAAASTYWVARIAGLATVLLLPVLGWLVFRAYSVGLSLT from the coding sequence ATGACGGCCGACATGCTTTCCCAGGATTTGTCGCTTCTCATTCCCGAGCTGGTGCTGGCGTGTGGCGCCATGGCCATGCTGATGCTCGGCGTTTTCCTGACGGGCGCGGGGACCACACGGCTGGTCCAGTGGCTGACCATCGCTCTGCTGGTGGCTGCCGGTCTCGCGGCCCTGCTTCTGGTTCCCGGCGAAGGCACGGCCTTCAATGACAGCTTTGTCTATGACAGCCTGGCCCGCTTCTCGAAGACCGCGATCGCCCTGGTCGCGGCCATCGCGATGCTGCTTGCCATGCCGTATCTGGAAGCGGAAAAGCTCGGCAAGATCGAATACCCGGTCCTGGTCGGACTGGCCGTCACCGGCATGCTGATGATGGTCTCCGCCAACGACCTCATTGCCATGTATATGGGCATCGAGTTGATGTCGCTGGCCCTCTATGTGCTGGCCGCCTTCAACCGCGACAGCCTGCGGGCCTCGGAAGCCGGCCTGAAGTATTTCGTGCTCGGTGCGCTGTCCTCGGGTCTGCTGCTTTACGGCGCGTCGCTGGTCTATGGCTTTGCTGGTTCGACCGGGTTCTCCGATATCGCCCTGGCCGTCGAGAGCGGCAGCAATGTCGGCCTGACGGTGGGTCTGGTCTTTGTGATCTGCGGCCTGGCCTTCAAGGTCTCGGCCGCTCCCTTCCACATGTGGACGCCGGACGTTTATGAGGGCGCTCCGACCCCGGTCACCGCCTTCTTTGCGACCGCCCCCAAATTCGCCGCGATCGTGCTGCTGGCGCGGGTCCTGATGGAGCCCTTCGGCGCCGTGGTCGACCAGTGGCGTGACGTGATCTGGATGATCGCTGTCCTGTCGATGGGCATCGGGGCTTTCGGCGCCCTGACCCAGCAGAACATCAAGCGTCTGATGGCTTACTCCTCGATCGGCAATATGGGCTATGCGCTGGTGGCCGTTGCGGCGGCCAGCCAGACGGGGCTGTGGGCGCTGCTGGTCTTCATGTCGCTCTACATGGTCGGCGTGATCGGCTCTTTCGCCGGCATCCTGTCGATGCGCACCCGTGAAGGCATGGTCGAGCAGATTTCCGATCTGGCCGGCCTGGCCCAGAAGAACCCGGGTCTCGGCTGGTCGATGACGGCGCTGATGTTCTCGATCGGGGGGCTGCCCTTCATGGTCGGTTTCTTCGGCAAGTTCTTCGTCGTCTTTGCCGCGGTCCAGGCCGATCTGATGATCCTCGCTGTCCTCGCGGTGCTCTTCTCGGTGGTGGGCGCGGCCTATTATCTGCGCATTGTGAAGGTGATCTGGTTCGACACCTCGGAAGTCGAGTTCGTGCCGGCTGCGGCCAGCACTTACTGGGTTGCCCGCATTGCCGGTCTGGCCACGGTGCTGCTGCTGCCCGTGCTCGGCTGGCTGGTCTTCCGGGCCTATTCGGTCGGGCTGTCGCTGACCTAG
- the mce gene encoding methylmalonyl-CoA epimerase, giving the protein MKIGRLNHVGVAVPDIEAAKKTYAELYGAADATETKDFPHLGVRVAFVHLANSEIELLEPLGADSPVHKFLERNPKGGQHHLCFEVPDIVAARDAMVAKGATVLGTGEPYVGAHGVPVIFIHPKDSHGQLIELMQEPQ; this is encoded by the coding sequence ATGAAGATCGGACGTTTGAACCATGTCGGCGTGGCCGTACCCGATATCGAGGCGGCCAAGAAAACCTATGCCGAACTCTATGGCGCCGCCGATGCGACCGAGACGAAGGATTTTCCGCATCTCGGGGTGAGGGTGGCCTTCGTCCATCTCGCCAATAGCGAGATCGAGCTCCTCGAACCGCTCGGCGCGGACAGTCCGGTCCACAAATTCCTTGAACGCAATCCCAAGGGCGGCCAGCACCATCTCTGCTTTGAGGTGCCTGACATTGTCGCCGCCCGGGACGCGATGGTGGCGAAGGGCGCGACCGTGCTCGGTACGGGAGAGCCCTATGTCGGTGCCCACGGTGTGCCGGTCATCTTCATCCATCCCAAGGACAGTCACGGCCAGCTCATCGAGCTGATGCAGGAGCCGCAATGA